The window GAGGTGGACCCCTTGGCGAGGGCGACAGTGCCGTGCATACCCATATGACCAACTCTTTAAATACCCCCATTGAAGCGATGGAATATAACTTGCCTATTCGGGTCAGGAGATACGCGGTTAGGGAAGGTTCCGGGGGAAAGGGAGAAAAAAGGGGGGGAGATGGGATTATCCGTGAAATCGAATTTTTGCAGCCCATGACCGTTTCCCTGCTTTCCGATAGGAGGAAATTCCCTCCTTACGGTCTTCTGGAAGGGGAAGAAGGTAAAAGAGGAGAAAACATCCTTATTGGAAAGGAGGGTGAAGTTGCCCTTCCTTCAAAAAAAATGTTCACGGTCCAGAAAGGGGATATATTAAGGATTTCGACCCCGGGAGGAGGAGGTTGGGGAAAAGCGAAGCAGGACCCTTGTTGCCGACCGGTTTAAAAAAAGCGGGGGTAAAACCGGGACATAACCGCCGCAAGAATAGCAAGTTTTCATCCCAAAAAGGTTCAAGCTTGATCAAGGGCAAAGAGAGATCTTCCAAGTAAGAAAATTTTAGATTTCCAATCTTTCCCTCTACCCGTTTCAATTTTGCTTCAAAGAGGACTGGCCTTTCCCTTCCTTGCAAGGAAGGGTTAAAGTATGGACCTGTAAGGAGCCAAGGAAAGCTTTATTCCATAAATATTTTATAAATCCACAAGAGGTTCATTTTGCCTTCGATCCTGGGCTTGCCTTTATGGGTTTTCATGGAGAAGATGTTGCCTTTACAAGATACTCAAAAATACCTAGAAAATTCTTATTTTGAAGCATCGGGAGGTTGGTGGGTTCCTTGGCTTTTTAGCAAAAAAAGCTTACTCGAGAATGAGGACCCGGGTATGGAGCGGGGTAATAGAAAAGAGCTTAGCGGCAAAGTCAGGGGGCAGGCGGATGCATCCGTGGGAGAGAGGCCGACCCGTGGTCGTTCCCCCGTGTAAGCCGATGCCGGTTTGGGTAAGACGGAGCTAAACTTTAGTATTGCAAATAGTGCGTAATGGTGTATTGTGTAGGGAATGGAAAGCACTATGAGCACGGGCCGGGCGGCCAAGCTGCTGGGGGTCTCGGTCAAGACCATGCAGCGATGGGAGCGTGAAGGCCGACTAATTCCTGCGGCGCGGACCGACAGCAACCGAAGGCTTTACACCGAATCACAGCTTCGTGATTTTCTCGGCCTGCGCCATGCGGTGTCCGAGCCGACGCGGCTCATCATCGCCGATCGCTGGTATCCGAGCAGTCGCCTGTGTTCGGTTTGCGGGTGGAAGAACGAGGCGCTGACGCTCAAGGATCGGAGCTGGACGTGTCCCGAGTGCGGCACGCACCACGACCGCGACTTCAACGCGGCGCTCAACCTCAAACGGCTGGCAACCGCAACTGCCCTACCCGTGGCGAGTCCGTCTGGTAACAGCGGCACTGCGGCAGAGATGGTCTCTGCCGTAGTCGGGAAAGTTACGCCTGTCAGAGACGATTCCGTTGAGGAATCGGGGCAGGAAGAGAACAGTGCGCACCTTTGTGCACGTTTTTGATAGCAGGAAATAGGGCATGGCTGCCCCTTTGAAACGGTACTTGCGGGAGATTTTTTCCTTGGAAGTGGCCGGCCGAACGACATTGTTTTTTTTATCGACTAAATAGCCGTAAAGATTTGAATAATGGAATCTTTCCTTTTCTATGACCATGTATTCACCGGCTGGCGTAGCGTATTTTTCCCTGCCGGAAGAGATGATCGAGGAGGCGATGAGCCTTCCGTTAGTCCCATAGACATAAATTTTTTGTTCAGAGAGGCTGATGAGGATTTCGGAAGCCGCAATGGGCTCCTTGGCAGGGTTAAGTCCCTTGCCGTTTCTTTCTTCAGTTGAAATAGCCAAGGGTTTGCCTTGGAAAAAAAGGAAAAAAAATAGGCCAAAAAGCAAAGACAATCCTTTTTTCAAGCCGGTCAACGGGACGGCCTTTTTTATATTTACCAAAATCTATTACTTTCTTTCCAAAAACTCCTGTTCTTTCCATGCCGGCAAAGTTTCCTTTTTCTCTTTCTTCCCCTGTTCCATATAGAAATAAAGGAGGGGAAGAAGAAGCAAGGTCAGGAATGTCGAAGTTCCAATCCCCCCGATAACGACGATGGCCAAGGGTTTTTGGACTTCGGCGCCGGCTCCCCTGGACAAAGCCATCGGAATAAAGCCAAGGCTGGCAACGGTTGCCGTCGTGATTATGGGCCTAAATCTTAAGTCACACCCCCTTTCGATAGCTTCCCTAAGGCTGTAACCTTCTTCCCTTAGATGGTTAATAAAACTGACAAGGATAAGAGAGGCAAGAACCGATATCCCCGACAGAGCGATCATGCCGATCGCTGCCGATATGCTAAAAGGCATCTTTAGGAAATAAAGAGACAATATTCCCCCGGTGGCGGCAAAAGGAACGCTGCTGATGACTAAA is drawn from Methylacidiphilum infernorum V4 and contains these coding sequences:
- a CDS encoding L,D-transpeptidase family protein, translating into MGLHGGTTTGRPLSHGCIRLPPDFAAKLFSITPLHTRVLILE